GCGGTCGCCGGCGTCTACCGGCACGCGGGGGGATTCGCCTTCGTGTTCGACGACGGCGGCTTCATCCTCGGCAACCCCCGCGTCACCGGCGGCCTGAGCGTCGAGAGCGCCCGTTGGGCCCTCACGGCGACCTACACCGCGAACTGGCACCCGCTCACCTGGCTCTCCCACCTGCTCGATGTCAGCCTCTTCGGCCTCCGGCCCGGGCCCCCGCACCTGGTCAACGTGGTCATCCACGCGGTCAACACGGTGCTCGTGCTCCTGGTGCTGCGCCGGCTCACGGGGACGCTCTGGCCGGGCGCGTTCGCCGCCGCGCTCTTCGGGGTGCACCCGCTCCACGTCGAGTCCGTGGCGTGGGTCTCGGAGCGCAAGGACGTGCTCAGCGCGCTGCTGTGGCTGCTCGCGACCGCGGCCTACGTCCGCTATGCCGCCCGACGGAGCGTGGCGCGGTACCTGCTCGTCTGCCTGCTCTTCGCCCTCGGGCTTGCGGCCAAGGCGATGGTGGTCACGCTGCCGGCGGTCCTGCTGCTGCTCGACTTCTGGCCGCTGGGCCGCCTCGGGCCCGCCGCGCGCGGCGGCGGCCGCTGGCGCGCGCCGCTCCTCGAGAAGGTGCCGCTGCTGGCGATCTCCGCCGCCGGCAGCCTGCTGGCGATCTTCGCCCAGCGCGACAGCGGCGCGCTCGCCTCGGGCGAGGTCTACCGCCTGGCCTGGCGCGCGGCAAACGCGGCGATCTCCTACGCCGTCTACCTTGGCAAGACGCTCTGGCCCGCCGGCCTCGCCGCCTACTACTCCTTCCGCCTCGAGGCGCCGCCGGCCTCGGAGACGGCGGCGGCGGCGCTCCTGCTGCTGTGCCTGTCCGCCGCGGCGCTCGCGCTCGCGCGCCGCGCGCCCTGGCTGGCAGCCGGGTGGGGCTGGTACCTCGTCACGCTCCTGCCCGTCATCGGCCTGATCCAGGTCGGCGGCCAGGCCCGCGCCGACCGCTACCTCTACCTGCCCATGATCGGCCTGGCGATTGTCGCGGCGTGGGGTGCGCCGGCCCTCGCCGCGCGCCTGCATCGCGCCCCGACGGCGCTGGCCGCGCCTGCGGCGGTTGCGCTCCTGGCCCTCGCCGCCGCCGGCTCGCTCCAGGCCGGCTACTGGCGCTCCAACGAGACGCTCTTCCGGCACGCCCTGGCGGTGACGCGGGACAACTGGCTCGCGCACAGCTTCCTCGGCGCGGAGGCGCGCAAGCGGGGCGACGCGCAGGCCGCGGTCGCGCACTACCGCGAGGCGGTCCGGGGCAACACCGCCTCGGCGGACATGCGCTACAACCTCGGGCTGGCCCTCGCCGAGGCCGGCCTCACGGCCGAAGCCATCAGCGAACTGCGCATGGCGCTGCACCTCAACCCCGCGAAGGCGGAGGCCACGCTCCTGCTCGCGCGTTCCCTCGCGCTCGCCGGCGACGTGCCGGCGGCCCTCGCGACGTTCCGCGCCGCCGCGCGCCTGATGCCGGACCGCGCCGACGTCTGGAACGACCTGGGCAACGCGGCCTTCCGTTTCGGGGCGCTGCCCGAGGCCGAGGCCGCGTTCAGCCAGGCGGTGCGCCTGCAGCCGGGCTCCCCGCTCTACCGGTGGAACCTGCAGCAGGCGCAGGCGCCCCGGGCCCGTTAGGGCGAGGGCTGCCGGTGCGTCGCGGCGCCCTCTGCCTGGTCCTCACCGCGGCGACCTTCGCGATCTTCTCCCGCACCGGCGCCAACGAGTTCCTCCTCTACGACGACGCCCAGTACGTCGTCATGAACCCGCGCGTCGCCGGCGGACTCTCTGCGGCGGGAGTGCGCTGGGCCTTCACGGAATTCCACGCCTACAACTGGCACCCGCTGACGTGGCTCTCGCACATGCTCGACGCGCAGCTCTTCGGCGGCGACCCGCGCGGCCCGCACCTCGTCAACGCCGGCCTGCACGCGGCCGCGGCGGTGCTGCTGTTCCTCGCCCTGGAGGCGGCGACGGGCGCGCTGGCGGCGCCGGCCTTCGTCGCGGGCGCGTTCGCCCTGCACCCGCTGCACGTCCAGTCGGTGGCGTGGGCGGCCGAGCGCAAGGACGTGCTCTCGGCCCTCTTCTGGTTCGCGGCCCTGCTCGCCTGGGTACGCTACGCGCGCCGGCCCGGCCTCGCGCGCTACCTCGCGGCCGTTGCCCTCTTCTCGCTGGGGCTGCTCTCGAAGCCGATGGTCGTGACGCTGCCGCTCGTGCTGCTGCTCCTGGACTTCTGGCCGCTTGGACGCGCGCCCGGCTTCCCGAAACCGCGGGCGCGAGCCGGCGGGGACGGCAGCTGCCCGGCCTGGGGTCGCCTCGTCCTGGAGAAGGCGCCGCTCGCGGCGCTCGCCGCGGCGGCGGCCCTGCTGGCGTTGCGCGCCCAGGCCGCGGGCGGGTCGATCAACCGCCTGTACCCGGCGTCGCTCCGGGCGGAGAACGCCCTGGTCTCGCTCGTCGCCTACCTCGGCGGGGCGCTCTGGCCCGCCGGCCTCGCCGTCCACTATCCCTACCCCGTCGACGGCATCCCGTGGTGGGGCGCCGCCGGCGCCGCCCTCCTGCTGGCGGGGGTCACGGCGGCCGCGGCGCGCCGGCTGCGCGACGCGCCCTGGATGGCCACGGGCTGGGGCTGGTACCTGGTGACGCTGCTGCCGGTCATCGGGATCGTCCAGGTCGGCAACCAGGCCAGGGCCGACCGCTACACCTACCTGCCGCTGACAGGCGTCTTCCTGGCCGTCGCGTGGGGCTGCGGCGGCGTCGCGCGGCGATTCCGCCGTGGCCGCGCCGTCGCCGCCGCCGCGTGCGCCCTGCTGGCGGCGTGGGCCGCCGCCTCGTGGGCGCAGATCGGCTACTGGCACGACGGCGTCACACTCTTCACCCGCTCGCTCGCGGTCACGCGGGACAACGGCGACGCGCGCTACCAGCTGGGGCAGGCCCTGCTGCGCCAGGGGAGGTTCCCCGAGGCGCTGGCCCAGTTGACGCGGTCCGTGGAGCTGAACCCCGCGGACCCGCACGCGCAGAACGACCTCGGGGTGGCGCTCTCGCGCACGGGAGGCCGCGCGGCCGCGGTCGCGGCGTTCAGGCGCGCCATCGAGCTCTCGCCGACGTACGCGGACCCGTACCTGAACCTCGCGACGGCGCTCCTTTCGCTGGGCGAGCGGACGCAGGCGCTCTCGGTCTGGCGGGAGCTGCGCGCGGTGGACCCCGAGGCCGCGGAGCGCCTCGCGCCGTTCGTCGGCGCGGGGGGGGCGCCGTGAGAGCCGCGCCGGCCGCCGGCGCGGCGCTGCTGCTGCTGGTGCTGGTGCTCGTCTGCTTCCTGCCCGTCCTGGACAACGGCTTCGTCAACTACGACGACGACAAGTACGTCACGGCCAACGCGAACCTGGACGCGGGGGCGGCGCACATCGCCCGCTGGGCGTTCACCGGCTTCACCGCGTCCAACTGGCACCCGCTCACCTGGCTCTCGCACGCGCTCGACGTCGCCCTCTTCGGCAGGGTGCCGCGCTGGCACCACCTCGTCAGCCTCCTGCTCCACGTCGCGAACACGCTGGCGCTCTTCCTGCTGCTGCGCCGGCTGACCGGGGCGGTCTGGAGCAGCGCCTTCGCGGCGGGGGTCTTCGGCGTCCACCCGCTGCACGTCGAGTCCGTCGCCTGGGTGGCCGAGCGCAAGGACCTGCTCGCCGGGCTTTGCCTGTGGCTGGCGCTCCTGGCGTACCGGCGCTATCTGGCGCGCAAGAGCGCGCCGCGCTACCTCGCCGTGCTGCTCCTGCACGGGCTCGGGCTGATGGCGAAGCCGATGCTGGTGACCCTGCCCGCCGTGCTGCTGCTGCTCGATTTCTGGCCGCTCGGGAGGCTGCGCCCGGGCGCGGCGTCGGGCGGCGGCGCCGGTGGCCGCGAGCCGCCGGCACGGGTGCTCGCGGAGAAGCTCCCCTTCCTCGCGCTGTCGGTCGCGTCGGTCGCCGTGACGCTCGTGGCGCAGGCCCGGGGCGGGGCGATGAAGAGCCTCGAGGAGTACCCCCTCGCGCAGCGCGCCGGCAACGCGCTGGTCAGCCTGGCGCGCTATCTCGACAAGGCGCTCTGGCCGCGCGACCTCGCCGTCTTCTACCCGCACCCGGGCGCAGCGCTCGGCACGGCGGCGGTCCTTGCGGCCGCGGCGGCGCTCGTCGCCGTCACGCTCATGGCCGTGCGCGGCGCGCGCAGCCGGCCGCACCTGGCCGCCGGATGGCTCTGGTACCTGGTCACGCTCTCGCCGGTGCTGGGCGTCGTCCAGGTCGGTGCGCAGGCGATGGCGGATCGCTACATGTACATCCCGCTCGCGGGGCCGGCGATCGCCGCCGCCTGGTGGCTCGCCGCCGCGGTGCGGCGCAGCAGGCACGGCGAAGCGCTGGCCGCCGCGGCGTGCACGGCGATCCTCCTCGTCCTCGGCGCCCAGGCGCGCAGCCAGGTCGGCGTCTGGCGCTCGAGCGTCACGCTCTTCGAGCACGCCCTGGTCGCGACGCGCGAGAACTACGTGGCGCACGACAACCTGGCCGTCGCCCTCGCCGAGGCAGGGCGCACGCGCGAGGCGCTGCTCCACGCCCTGCAGGCCCAGCGCATCCGACCCGACCGGGAGCCGGGGCGCTACCTGGACCTCGCCCGCGCGCTGATGGGGCAGCGGTTGTACCCGGAGGCGGTGGAGGCCCTCGGGATCGCCCAGCGCATGCTGCCGGGCGACGACCAGGTCCGCCAGCTCATGGTCGTGGCGCGCGCGACGGCACTGAGGCATGCGCCCGCCGGCCCGCCCGTCTCGCCTGCCCCGCCGGGCCGCTGACGCCAACGGCCGCGGCGGAACGCTTGACGAATGCACCGGCGGCTTCTACCTTCCGGGGAGGTCCGCCGCCGGCCGGGAGGTGATCCTTCAGAGTGCCTGTTCCGTCGAAGAAGCCTGCGAGAGCGCCCTCTGGCCCGTCGGGCCTGGCGCGCGTCGCCGTCGCCGCCCACTGCCTCGTCGTCGCCGTGGCGGCGGTGCTCGCCCTCTGGCGACCCGCGCCGGTCGAGGAACGCATCGAGGGCCCGCTCCTCGACCTGCGCTTCCACGCGCGCAACGCCTGGTGGCAGCTCACGGGGGCCGACGCCGACTGGCGCCGGCGGCCGCGCGCGGGCGGCGGCTCGGCGACCCAGTCCCCGCGCGTCGTCGTCGTCGCGATCGACAAGGCGAGCGAGGACCGCTACGGCGCCTGGCCCTGGCACTCCGTGCGCATCAGCGCGCTGCTCCAGAGGATCGCCGGCGGCGGGCCGCGGGCGATCGCGCTCGCGCTCGCCCCGCCCGGGGAGGGCGAGCCGTGGGAGGACCGCAGCTTCGTCGAGGCGCTCTCGGGGCTGCGCGGCCGGATCGCGGTCGGCGTCGACTTCAGGACCGGGACGGCGCGCGCGGGCGAGGACCCGGCATGGCTCGGCGAGTCGGTGATCACGCGCGTCGAGCAGCCGCGGCTGCTCGAGCCGCTGGAGGCCGCGGGCCCGCTGCCGGGGTACGGGCCGGCCGCGCGGGCCGCGTCGGTGGGTCACGCGCGCTACGAGCGCGACGGCAGGGGCGTGGCGCGCCGGGAGATCCTCTACCTGCGCTACGACGGCGCCTTGGTCCCGTCGCTCGCCCTGCAGGCCGCGCGCCTCGCCGAGGGGCTGCCGGCCGGCGCGGTGGGGATCCGCGGAGACGGGTCTGTCTCGTTGGGCGGCACGACGATCCCCGCCGACCGGCGCGGGCGGCTCACCGTCAACTACTACGGCCCCGAGGGGTCGCTGCCGCGATACGCGGCGACGGCGGTCCTCGAGGGCGACACGGACCCCGGCGCCTTCGAGGGCGCGGTCGTCTTCGTCGGCACGACCGGCATCGCCTCGTACGACCTCGTCGGGACCCCGTTCACGGACGAGCTGCCCGACGTGGAGCGCAGCGCCACCGTCGCGGCGAACATCCTCCGCCGCGACTTCCGCCGCGAGGCCTCCCCGGGCCTCAACGTCCTGGTGGTGCTCGCCGCGGGCGCCGCTGTCCCCCTGCTCTGCCGCGGGCGCCGCGGCGCGCTCTCGCTGCTGGCCCTGGCCGCGCTGGCGGCGGCGCTCGCCGCCGGCGCCACCGGGCTCTTCCTGCGCGGGGTCGACGTGGCGCTGTGCTATCCGCTCGCGCTCGTCCTGGCCACCGGTGGCGCGACCGTCGCGCGCCAGTTCCAGGCGCAGCGGCGGGTTGCGCGCCGCATGCGGGGGCTGTTCTCGAGCTACGTCACCGAGCGCGTCGTCGAGCGGCTCATCGCGGACCCGGCGATGGCGCGGCTCGGCGGGGAGCGCCGCGAGGTGTCCATCCTCTTCGCGGACATCCGGGGCTTCACCGGCTTCTCCGAGAAACACCCGCCCGAGCGCGTCGTCGCGACGCTCAACGAGTACCTCGGGGCCATGACCGAGGTCGTCTTCCGCTGGGAGGGGACCCTCGACAAGTTCATCGGGGACACCATCCTCGCCTTCTGGGGCGCGCCGCTGCCGCAGGAGGACCACGCCGAGCGCGCGCTGCGCTGCGCCCTGCACCTGTGCTCCCGGCTCGACCGGCTCAACGCCGCGTGGACCGCGGCGGGACGGCCTCCGCTCGAGATCGGCATCGGGGTGACCAGCGGCACCGTGCTCGTGGGCAACATCGGCGCCGAGGGCAAGAAGATGGACTACACCGTCATCGGCGACCAGGTGAACCTCTGCTCGCGCGTCGAGGAGCTGACGAAGCCGCTGCGCGCCCGGATCCTCATCGCGGCGGGCACGTTCGAACGCCTGCGACCGCTGCTCGCAGGCCGGGGCTTCGGGCACGTCGTCCTCGAGGGCCCCGTGCAGGTCGCCGTCAAGGGCAGGGAGGAAGCCGTCGGCGTCTACCGCGTCACGCCGCGGGACCACGGCGAGCCGTCCGAGGTCATCGGCGGGGGCGACGTGCCGCAACCCGGGGGGTGAGGGCCCGCTTCCGCTTTGTCTTCGCCTGGCGCCTGTGCTACGGTACGGGCAGTGTCTTTCCGACAACGAAGGAGGCAACCGACCATGCTTGAGACTCGCCCCGCCGCGCGACGCACGTTGATCGCGCTCCTGCCGGCCCTGGCCATGCCCGCCGTGGCCGCCGCCCAGTGCCCGTCCGCCGAGCAGGTGAACGCCAATATTCTCGAGGTCTTCAAGCGCCCGGGGATCGAGGTCAGGAAGGTCTCCCCCTCGCCCGCCAAGGGCCTGTGCGAGGTCATCGTCTACTTCCAGGGCAAACCGAACGCGCTCTACGTCGACGCGGCCGGCGGCTTCTTCGTCACCGGCCACCTCATCGACGTCAAGAACGGCAGGGACGTCACCGAGGAGACGCTCTCCGCGCTCAACAGCCTTTCCCCCGAGGACATGAAGAAGGTCGAGGGCCTGGTCGCGATGACGGTCGGCACGAAGGGGCCGGTCGTCTACTTCGTGACCGACCCCCAGTGACCGTACTGCAAGAGGGCCGGTGCGGCCCTCAGGGAGCTGGCCGACAAGGGCGAGGTGCAGGTGAAGGTGCTGCTCTTCCCGCTGGCAATGCACAAGGGCGCGCGCGAGCAGTGCGTCGCGGCGTACTGCGACAAGAAGAGCTTCGAGGAGCTCGAGAACGGCTACACGTCCGACAACCAGTGCGCGGCGGGGGCGAAGCTCGTCGACGACACCATCGCCCTGCTCTCGTCGAAGGGGGTCTCCGGGACGCCGACGTACCTCTTTGCGGACGGGCGCTACCAGTCGGGCGTGCTCGAGGCTGACGGCCTGCGCCAGCGCCTCGGGCTCGCGACGGCGCCCAAGCCCCCCGCCGAGGGGGCGCCCCCGGCGCCGAAGAAGCCGGCCGCCCCGCCGAAGAAGTAACCGGCGACGGCGCGGCCGCGGCGGCCGCGATTCAGAGAAGCCGCGCGAGGGCCTCCTCGAACGCCCTGATGGTGTAGGGCTTGGGGATGAACGCGGCGAAGCCCGCCCCCGGCCAGTCGGCGACGGCGGGGTGGTCCACGTGCCCGCTCGAGAGCGCCGCGCGCACCCCCGGGTCGATCTCGCGCAGCCGCGCGAGCGCCTCGGGCCCGCCGAGGCCGCCGGGGACCGTCAGGTCGAGCACGACGGCGTCGAACGACCGCCCCGCCTCGAGCGCGATCTGGTACTGCACGATGGCCTCTGCGCCCGAGCGCGCCAGCGTCGCTGCGTAACCCAGGCGCCGGAGCACCGCGCCCGCCATGTCGAGGACCAGCGGCTCGTCGTCCATCACGAGCACGCGCCCCTTCGCGGGCCCCTCCGGCGCGCGCTCCTCCGGCCCGGAAATGGACTGCCCCCCCGGCCCGCCCGCGCCCTCCGGCGCCGGCTCCTCGTCCTCCTCCTCTTCCTCGTCCGGCTCGCGGGCAGACTCCGGCAGGTAGACCGAGACCGTCGTGCCCGTGGCGGGGCTGGACTCCGCGGTCATCGTCCCGCCGTGGTTGCGCACGATCGAGAAGCTGACGGCCAGACCGAGCCCGCGGCCCTTCACGGTGTCCATCTCCTTGGTCGAGAAGTAGGGATCGAAGATCCGGGAGAGGTGGTCGCGCTCGATGCCGCTGCCGCAGTCGTGGAAGTCCAGGCGCAGGTAGCGGCCGGCCGGGAGCCCCTCGATCCCGCCCTCGGCGACCTGGAGGGCACGCGCGCCCACCCGCAGCTCCCCGCCGCCGGGCATCGCCTCGCGCGCGTTCTGCACGAGGTTGTGGATCACCTGCCGCATCTGCCCCTCGTCGAACTCGACCGCGGGAAGGTCCTCCGGCAGATCGAAGACGCAGGAGACGTTGGACCCGGTCGCCGCGAACGAGACGGTCTCCCGCAGCGTGCGCGCGATGCTGGCGACGCGCTTGACGGGGTGCCCGCCCTTGGAGAAGGTGATCAGCTGGCGCGTGAGGTCCCCCGCGCGCAGCGCCGCCTCCGAGGCGTGGTCGAGGGCCTCCGCCGCGTCGGGAATCGTCCCGGCGAAGAGCCGCGCCAGGTCGAGGTTCCCGAGGATGATCGTGAGCAGGTTGTTGAAGTCGTGCGCCAGGCCGCCGGCGAGCACGCCGATGGACTCGAGCTTCTGCGCCCGGATCCGCTCCTCCTCGAGGCGGCGCTGCGCCGCGAGGTCGGTGGTGATGCCGACCATCGCGATGGGGCGGCCCGCGTCGTCGCGGACGAGCGAGGCGGTCAGCCAGAAGGCAGCGCGCTGCCCGTCCTTCGTCCCGGTAACCTCGCCGGCCCAGGAGCCGGCCCGCATGATCCCGGGCATGATCATGCTCGCGACCCGCTCCGGGAACTGGTGCATCTCGGCCACCCCCCTGCCGATGTACGCGCCGGGGTCGGGGCCCCACGTCGTGCGGCCCGCGGGGTTGACGTAGAGGATCCGGCCGTCGAGCCCGACGATGTAGAAGCCCTCCGCGGCGCCCTCCACCGCCGCGGCGAACAGGCGCAGGCGGTCCTCGTTGCGGGTGCGATCCGTCACGTCGCGCAGCAGGGCGCACGTCCAGAGCCGCCCGCCGCGCTCCACGGCCGACATCGCCAGCTCCATCGGGAAGCTCTCGCCGTCGCTGCGCCTGCCCTGGGTGACGAGGCGCCGTCCGGCGGGCACGCCCCGCCCGCCGCCCAGCCATGCGCGGTGCTCTGCGGCCAGGTCCCCGGCCTTGTCCGGGGGGACGAGCAACGCAATGGCCTCGCGCCCGAGCACGTCCGCCGCGGGGTGACCGAATATCCGCTCCGCCGCCGTGTTCCAGTAGCGCACCCGTCCCTCCGGATCGAGCATCACGATCGCGTCCGGCACCGCCGCGGCGATCGACGCGAGCAGCCCCTGGCTCTCGCGCAGCTCGGCGTCAGCCCGCGCGCGTCCTGCGGCCTCCGCCTCCAGGCGCGCATGGCTGAGCGTCAGGTCGTGCCGTAGCGCGATCTCCTGCGCGATGCGCCGCCGGTTCAGCCAGTTCACGAGGACGAGCGCGCCGAGGAACGCCGCGAACAGGACGACCTCCACGGCGGTGGAGCCGCCGGGAAGCGGCGCGCCGGGGAAGAGCATCGGGCCCACATACGCGGCGAACGTGGCGCCGGCGACCGCGGAGGCGACCGCCGGGCCGGCCGGGACCAGCCCCAGGACCGTGACCGCCACGAGCACCAGGCCGATCACGTACGGCGACTCATGCCCGCCGAACTCCAGGATCATCGCCTCGAGGACGGCGACGGACGCCAGCACTCCCAGGAGGATCGCCGCCCGGACCGTCGCCCGGGGCCGCGGCCGTCGCAGGAAGAGCCCCACGGCGACGAGCCAGGCCGAGACCGCGCACCGGTAGGCGAGGAAGCGCAGCGCGCGCCCCGGGACGGCGTAAAAATCGAGCGGGCCGAGCGCCAGGCACATGGCGGCCCCGATGAAGGCCGTCCGGGCCGCCCACTCCTGGACGATCCGGTCGAGTTCCCGTCGGACGCCGGCCGACTTCTGTTCCACGGTCGCTACGGCGGGTCAGAAGCTGAAGTCGAAGGCCTTCGGGTCCACGCGCGCCTTCCGCAGCACCGCGAAAGTCGGGGCGAAGTCCATCCCCGTGGTGGCGACGAAGCCCTTGCAGCCGAAGGCGCGCCTCGCCGCCTCCGCCTTCTCGCCCGTGTCGGCCTCGAGTCCGAGGAGGGCCTTCGCGATCAGCGCGCCGACCTTCTCGAACACCACCGGCGGCATGATGAACGTGTTGTCCGGGTGCTCCTCGGCGCCGGAGCCGACGAGCGCGAGGCCCGGGCGCTCCGTCGGCGAGAACACCGTGCTCTTGACCACCGCGTAGTCGGCCGTCCCGGCGGCCACCGCCTCCAGCGCCGCCTGGTGCGAAGCCACCGGCACCGGCGTCCACACGCTCTCGGGCGCGTCCCCCGGCGCGAGCAGGCCGCGGAGGAAGACCTCGCCCGCGGAGGCCAGCGGCGTGAACGCAACGCGCCTGCCCCTGAGATCGTCGACCCCGCCGAACGGCTTCGTGCCCTCCTTCGCGACGATGGAGGCGTGATAGGTGGACCCGCCGTTCGCGGCCAGCGGCCGGGCGACCGGCTTCGCGAGCCCCTTGGCGATGAAGACCGCGGCGACGAAGGAGCCGGAGAACATGCCCTCGACGTCGCCCTGCTTGAACAGCCGCGCGGCCTCGGGGTAGTCCTTCGCGATGCGCAGCTTGATGTCGCCGAGCAGGGGGTTGACCGAGCGCAGGTACTCGCCGAGCGCCTCGTACCTCGGCCGCTCCTTCTCGGCGTCGAGCGGCGCCATGACGACGAAGTGCAGGGTCTCCGCGGCCCGGGCGGCCGGCGCGGCGGCCAGCGCGAGGCACGCCGCGAGGATCACCATGGCTCTCTTCATCCCACGTCCCTCCCTCGTTGCCCCGTCCGGATCTGCCGTGCGCCCGATGCGCCCATTGTGGCACCGCCCGGGACGACCCTCAAGCCTCGCGAGCCGCAGGGGCAGCGCAATGACTGACGCACATCGTGATAAAATATACCGATAATGTTTGGAATCTACCGCACGCTCCTCGCGCTGCTGGTCGTCACCACCCATCTCTACGGCCTGTTCTTCAACGGGATCTACGCCGTCTTCGGCTTCTACCTGCTCAGCGGGTTCCTCATGACGATGATCATGCACGAGACCTACGGCTACACCCTCCCGGGGCGCTGGCGGTACCTCGTCAACCGCTTCCTGCGGATCTTCCCGCCGTACTGGGCGGCCATCGCGCTCACCGTCGTCCTGATCCTCGTCTTCGGCGAGGGCGCGCTCACCCGCTTCCACCGGGCGATCTATCTGCCGCGCACGGCCGGGGAGATCCTGCGCAACGTCTTCCTGGTCTTCCAGAAGGACTCGCTGCCCCGCCTCTCCCCCGCGACCTGGGCGCTGACCGTGGAGCTCACCTACTACCTGCTGATCTGCCTGGGGATCAGCGCCACCAGGAGGCGCGCCGGCGCGTGGGCGGCCGCCAGCGTCCTGTACACGGCGGGCGCGCTGGCCTTCGCGAAGAGGGGCAGCCTGCCGGCGCTGACCTACTCGAGCATCCTCGCGGGCTCGCTGCCGTTCTCGCTGGGGAGCTTCCTGTACTTCGTGGCGCGCGAGCGCAGGTTCGAGGGGCTCTTCCGCAGGAGCCTGCTGCTGCGCCCGGAGGCGCTGACGGTCGCGCTGCTCGCCAACATGACGCTCTTCACCGCCCTGGCGCGCGCGAAGAAGTCCTACACGATGCTCGGCTTCACCCACGGACTGTACGTGAACCTGGCCATCGTCCTGCTCCTGACGCTGAGCCTCTTCCACGGCAAGGGGTACGCGGGCACCTCGGCGCGCTGGGACAAGGCCATCGGGGACTTCAGCTACCCGGTCTACCTGCTCCACTGGCAGACGGGCTTCCTCACCTCGATCGCCGTCGTGGGCCGGCCGTTCCACGGGTTCGGCGGGAGAGGCCTCCAGAACCTCCTGGTCGCGATTCCCGCCGTCCTCCTCCTCTCCTTCCTGTTCATCCGCGCGATCGACGGGCCGATCAACCGCCTGCGCCGGCGGGTGAAGGCCGCGGGGGCGGACGAGGGCGGGCGCGCGAAGGGCGAGGCGCCGCTCGCCCCTGCGCCGAGCTCCGCGCAGGGGTGAGCGGCGCGGAGGCGGCGCGTCGTGAGCGGGAGATGACCGCGAAGCGGCGCGTGGCGGCGATCGGCCTCGGCCTCGCCGGCGCGATCCTGCTCGCCTACCTGCCGGTCCTCGGCAACGGTTTCGTCAACTTCGACGATTACGCCTACC
Above is a genomic segment from bacterium containing:
- a CDS encoding tetratricopeptide repeat protein codes for the protein MRRGALCLVLTAATFAIFSRTGANEFLLYDDAQYVVMNPRVAGGLSAAGVRWAFTEFHAYNWHPLTWLSHMLDAQLFGGDPRGPHLVNAGLHAAAAVLLFLALEAATGALAAPAFVAGAFALHPLHVQSVAWAAERKDVLSALFWFAALLAWVRYARRPGLARYLAAVALFSLGLLSKPMVVTLPLVLLLLDFWPLGRAPGFPKPRARAGGDGSCPAWGRLVLEKAPLAALAAAAALLALRAQAAGGSINRLYPASLRAENALVSLVAYLGGALWPAGLAVHYPYPVDGIPWWGAAGAALLLAGVTAAAARRLRDAPWMATGWGWYLVTLLPVIGIVQVGNQARADRYTYLPLTGVFLAVAWGCGGVARRFRRGRAVAAAACALLAAWAAASWAQIGYWHDGVTLFTRSLAVTRDNGDARYQLGQALLRQGRFPEALAQLTRSVELNPADPHAQNDLGVALSRTGGRAAAVAAFRRAIELSPTYADPYLNLATALLSLGERTQALSVWRELRAVDPEAAERLAPFVGAGGAP
- a CDS encoding tetratricopeptide repeat protein → MKDASPTRPRPLALPAAVAAVLALAVAGVYRHAGGFAFVFDDGGFILGNPRVTGGLSVESARWALTATYTANWHPLTWLSHLLDVSLFGLRPGPPHLVNVVIHAVNTVLVLLVLRRLTGTLWPGAFAAALFGVHPLHVESVAWVSERKDVLSALLWLLATAAYVRYAARRSVARYLLVCLLFALGLAAKAMVVTLPAVLLLLDFWPLGRLGPAARGGGRWRAPLLEKVPLLAISAAGSLLAIFAQRDSGALASGEVYRLAWRAANAAISYAVYLGKTLWPAGLAAYYSFRLEAPPASETAAAALLLLCLSAAALALARRAPWLAAGWGWYLVTLLPVIGLIQVGGQARADRYLYLPMIGLAIVAAWGAPALAARLHRAPTALAAPAAVALLALAAAGSLQAGYWRSNETLFRHALAVTRDNWLAHSFLGAEARKRGDAQAAVAHYREAVRGNTASADMRYNLGLALAEAGLTAEAISELRMALHLNPAKAEATLLLARSLALAGDVPAALATFRAAARLMPDRADVWNDLGNAAFRFGALPEAEAAFSQAVRLQPGSPLYRWNLQQAQAPRAR
- a CDS encoding PAS domain S-box protein encodes the protein MEQKSAGVRRELDRIVQEWAARTAFIGAAMCLALGPLDFYAVPGRALRFLAYRCAVSAWLVAVGLFLRRPRPRATVRAAILLGVLASVAVLEAMILEFGGHESPYVIGLVLVAVTVLGLVPAGPAVASAVAGATFAAYVGPMLFPGAPLPGGSTAVEVVLFAAFLGALVLVNWLNRRRIAQEIALRHDLTLSHARLEAEAAGRARADAELRESQGLLASIAAAVPDAIVMLDPEGRVRYWNTAAERIFGHPAADVLGREAIALLVPPDKAGDLAAEHRAWLGGGRGVPAGRRLVTQGRRSDGESFPMELAMSAVERGGRLWTCALLRDVTDRTRNEDRLRLFAAAVEGAAEGFYIVGLDGRILYVNPAGRTTWGPDPGAYIGRGVAEMHQFPERVASMIMPGIMRAGSWAGEVTGTKDGQRAAFWLTASLVRDDAGRPIAMVGITTDLAAQRRLEEERIRAQKLESIGVLAGGLAHDFNNLLTIILGNLDLARLFAGTIPDAAEALDHASEAALRAGDLTRQLITFSKGGHPVKRVASIARTLRETVSFAATGSNVSCVFDLPEDLPAVEFDEGQMRQVIHNLVQNAREAMPGGGELRVGARALQVAEGGIEGLPAGRYLRLDFHDCGSGIERDHLSRIFDPYFSTKEMDTVKGRGLGLAVSFSIVRNHGGTMTAESSPATGTTVSVYLPESAREPDEEEEEDEEPAPEGAGGPGGQSISGPEERAPEGPAKGRVLVMDDEPLVLDMAGAVLRRLGYAATLARSGAEAIVQYQIALEAGRSFDAVVLDLTVPGGLGGPEALARLREIDPGVRAALSSGHVDHPAVADWPGAGFAAFIPKPYTIRAFEEALARLL
- a CDS encoding disulfide isomerase DsbC N-terminal domain-containing protein produces the protein MLETRPAARRTLIALLPALAMPAVAAAQCPSAEQVNANILEVFKRPGIEVRKVSPSPAKGLCEVIVYFQGKPNALYVDAAGGFFVTGHLIDVKNGRDVTEETLSALNSLSPEDMKKVEGLVAMTVGTKGPVVYFVTDPQ
- a CDS encoding adenylate/guanylate cyclase domain-containing protein gives rise to the protein MPVPSKKPARAPSGPSGLARVAVAAHCLVVAVAAVLALWRPAPVEERIEGPLLDLRFHARNAWWQLTGADADWRRRPRAGGGSATQSPRVVVVAIDKASEDRYGAWPWHSVRISALLQRIAGGGPRAIALALAPPGEGEPWEDRSFVEALSGLRGRIAVGVDFRTGTARAGEDPAWLGESVITRVEQPRLLEPLEAAGPLPGYGPAARAASVGHARYERDGRGVARREILYLRYDGALVPSLALQAARLAEGLPAGAVGIRGDGSVSLGGTTIPADRRGRLTVNYYGPEGSLPRYAATAVLEGDTDPGAFEGAVVFVGTTGIASYDLVGTPFTDELPDVERSATVAANILRRDFRREASPGLNVLVVLAAGAAVPLLCRGRRGALSLLALAALAAALAAGATGLFLRGVDVALCYPLALVLATGGATVARQFQAQRRVARRMRGLFSSYVTERVVERLIADPAMARLGGERREVSILFADIRGFTGFSEKHPPERVVATLNEYLGAMTEVVFRWEGTLDKFIGDTILAFWGAPLPQEDHAERALRCALHLCSRLDRLNAAWTAAGRPPLEIGIGVTSGTVLVGNIGAEGKKMDYTVIGDQVNLCSRVEELTKPLRARILIAAGTFERLRPLLAGRGFGHVVLEGPVQVAVKGREEAVGVYRVTPRDHGEPSEVIGGGDVPQPGG